In Thermorudis peleae, a genomic segment contains:
- a CDS encoding helix-turn-helix domain-containing protein, which produces MENEGLDYQRVIDEALQLLYSQYYRLMSRLYPAAAQHLTLEQLRDGPLGQILQRLALVAQGRAQDSRERILDNIELVLQVLFWAPGAQDYTVPRSFWETNLGRLLSQAKFRAYEPAELLSIGRAAQELGVTRPTIYRWMDERKLKYVRDEMSGRTFVVREDVEQLRRQQEQQEGVA; this is translated from the coding sequence GTGGAAAACGAGGGACTGGACTACCAGCGCGTTATTGACGAGGCCCTCCAATTACTTTACTCGCAGTACTACCGCCTGATGTCACGATTGTATCCGGCGGCTGCACAGCATCTGACGCTCGAACAACTCCGCGATGGGCCGCTGGGGCAAATTCTGCAGCGCCTGGCTCTCGTGGCCCAAGGGCGGGCACAGGATTCACGGGAACGCATTCTCGACAATATCGAGCTGGTACTCCAAGTGCTTTTCTGGGCTCCAGGAGCACAGGATTACACTGTCCCACGCAGTTTCTGGGAAACAAACCTCGGCCGTTTGCTTTCACAAGCAAAGTTTCGAGCGTACGAGCCGGCCGAACTGCTCAGCATTGGCCGTGCTGCGCAAGAACTCGGCGTTACGCGCCCGACCATTTACCGCTGGATGGACGAGCGCAAGCTCAAGTATGTCCGCGATGAGATGTCGGGCCGGACGTTCGTTGTTCGCGAAGACGTCGAGCAACTGCGTCGGCAGCAAGAACAGCAGGAAGGTGTTGCCTAG
- the nfi gene encoding deoxyribonuclease V (cleaves DNA at apurinic or apyrimidinic sites): MAAVSPETLETLAAQQRALAQRVLECPLPKPPQWLAGADVHLLGNQAVAVVVILDAATLAVHDVCTATVDITFPYVPGFLSFREAPAVLAALAKLSQPPELLFIDGQGKAHPRRCGLACHIGVTCDLPTIGVAKSKLCGVYHELGNDAGATAPLIDHGEVVGMAVRTRTGVAPVFVSVGHRITLGEAVDWVLRTARYRIPEPTRQAHRYAQQAVAAFRAQSP; encoded by the coding sequence ATGGCAGCCGTTTCCCCCGAAACGCTTGAAACGTTGGCAGCACAGCAACGCGCGCTTGCCCAACGCGTCCTCGAATGCCCGCTGCCGAAACCGCCCCAGTGGCTTGCCGGCGCTGATGTCCATCTCCTAGGTAATCAGGCGGTTGCGGTTGTTGTCATACTCGACGCCGCGACACTTGCCGTGCACGACGTTTGCACCGCCACAGTCGACATAACGTTTCCGTACGTTCCTGGATTTCTTTCGTTTCGCGAAGCGCCGGCGGTGCTCGCCGCGCTTGCCAAGCTTTCGCAGCCGCCAGAGTTACTCTTCATTGATGGTCAAGGCAAAGCGCACCCACGCCGATGTGGGCTGGCCTGCCATATTGGCGTAACCTGCGATCTTCCCACGATTGGTGTGGCGAAATCCAAGCTATGCGGCGTTTACCATGAGCTCGGGAACGATGCTGGCGCCACCGCGCCTCTCATTGATCACGGAGAAGTTGTCGGCATGGCAGTGCGCACACGCACGGGTGTCGCACCCGTTTTCGTTTCCGTTGGTCACCGCATCACGTTAGGCGAAGCCGTCGACTGGGTGCTGCGCACCGCTCGCTACCGCATCCCAGAACCGACACGTCAAGCGCATCGGTACGCGCAACAAGCCGTTGCTGCATTCCGCGCTCAGTCGCCATAG
- a CDS encoding ABC transporter ATP-binding protein — protein sequence MAVLFRLLGYLKPYWKTLCTGYLFLLAAIAAQLTAPQLTAWAIDTGIAKHQPAILAIATVAILLAGLAQGALTYSRSYAFQALAERIAARLREELYAHLLYLSPSFFDVTYTGQLMARLTEDISAIRRFFWFSPRVILQSGATLTAIAIVLFSMDARLAALTLGFVPFLALATGVFSATMRHLYLAVQQQFGVVTTKLQENLAGVRVVRAFARENWEIDRFAHELDSLQRLSLRVAWWSAGYTALAALLGSSGTALLLWYGGHEVLAGRLTVGKLTAFYFFALLTVQPVRLLGSIVSNVARAIAAGRRIFEVLDTAPTIQSPANGKDASHIRGAVEFRHVVFHYDQQGPPSLLDVDFAVPPGAHVALVGPTGSGKTTVTALIPRLYDPSEGAVLIDGVDVREYDLASLRRAIAVVQQEPLLFAMSIRENIAFGRPDATEEEIIEAARLAQAHDFIMALPDGYDSLVGERGVSLSGGQKQRIALARAILMNPRILILDEATSSVDAETDSAIQAAIATVLQGRTAFIIAHRLSTLEHADIIFVMDHGRIVERGTHAELLARGGLYARLYFTQQAEQDVIGEGVDWAGEALQWQQTQPRRG from the coding sequence ATGGCTGTCCTGTTCCGTCTGCTGGGGTATCTGAAGCCATATTGGAAGACGCTTTGTACTGGGTATCTCTTCCTCCTCGCTGCAATTGCCGCCCAACTCACTGCGCCGCAACTGACCGCCTGGGCGATTGATACGGGCATTGCCAAACATCAGCCAGCGATTCTGGCAATTGCGACTGTGGCAATTTTGCTCGCCGGTCTGGCGCAAGGGGCACTCACGTATTCGCGCAGTTACGCGTTTCAAGCACTCGCTGAGCGGATCGCAGCAAGGCTGCGGGAAGAGCTGTATGCTCACTTGCTCTACCTCTCTCCCAGCTTTTTCGATGTGACATACACCGGCCAGCTCATGGCACGACTGACGGAAGATATCAGTGCGATTCGCCGCTTCTTCTGGTTCAGTCCCCGGGTCATTCTGCAAAGTGGTGCAACACTGACGGCGATTGCCATCGTGCTCTTTTCGATGGATGCGCGACTCGCTGCGTTAACCCTCGGGTTCGTTCCGTTCCTTGCACTTGCGACCGGCGTGTTTAGCGCTACAATGCGGCATTTGTATCTCGCAGTGCAGCAACAGTTTGGCGTTGTCACAACGAAGTTGCAGGAAAACCTGGCGGGCGTTCGTGTTGTCCGTGCTTTTGCTCGCGAAAACTGGGAGATTGATCGTTTTGCCCACGAGCTCGATAGCTTGCAACGCCTGTCGCTTCGGGTTGCCTGGTGGTCGGCTGGCTACACTGCCCTCGCTGCACTGCTTGGCAGTAGTGGCACAGCCTTGCTGCTCTGGTACGGCGGCCATGAGGTCTTAGCTGGGCGCTTAACTGTTGGCAAACTCACGGCTTTCTATTTCTTTGCACTCTTAACCGTGCAACCAGTACGACTGCTCGGCTCGATTGTCAGTAACGTCGCACGGGCGATTGCCGCAGGACGACGGATTTTCGAAGTCCTCGATACTGCACCAACGATTCAAAGCCCGGCCAATGGCAAAGATGCGAGCCACATTCGTGGGGCAGTTGAGTTCCGCCATGTCGTGTTCCACTATGATCAGCAAGGGCCGCCAAGCTTGCTCGATGTCGACTTTGCGGTGCCCCCTGGCGCTCATGTCGCCCTTGTTGGTCCAACTGGCTCTGGGAAGACGACGGTCACCGCCCTCATCCCTCGCCTGTACGATCCCTCTGAGGGTGCTGTCTTGATCGACGGCGTCGACGTGCGCGAGTATGACCTCGCTTCGCTTCGACGCGCGATCGCAGTTGTGCAGCAAGAGCCGTTGCTCTTTGCCATGAGCATTCGTGAGAACATTGCCTTTGGCCGCCCTGATGCGACTGAGGAAGAAATCATTGAGGCAGCACGGCTTGCCCAGGCGCATGATTTCATCATGGCCCTGCCGGACGGCTATGACTCGCTGGTTGGTGAACGCGGGGTATCGCTCTCGGGTGGACAAAAGCAGCGCATTGCCTTAGCCCGCGCCATTTTGATGAATCCGCGCATTCTGATTCTCGATGAGGCAACGTCGAGCGTTGACGCGGAAACCGACAGTGCGATCCAGGCGGCGATTGCTACTGTCCTGCAAGGCAGAACGGCGTTCATTATCGCCCACCGACTTTCAACGCTCGAGCATGCTGACATCATTTTTGTCATGGATCACGGGCGGATTGTTGAACGTGGCACACATGCTGAGCTCTTAGCACGTGGCGGTCTCTATGCGCGTCTGTACTTCACGCAGCAGGCAGAGCAGGACGTGATTGGCGAGGGTGTTGATTGGGCGGGAGAGGCACTCCAGTGGCAGCAGACACAGCCGCGTCGCGGATAA
- a CDS encoding ABC transporter ATP-binding protein has product MAADTAASRITPTNRQAILQLTARLFRYRHMVLLAACLMLLSALADLLVPYLFGLGIDIVRAQRSFFGLGGSRGLNAAALLLVGVLAGRFVANIGQLYFTQAVGQQLVYDLRLELFAHLQRISLRFLDQRGIGAVMSRLQNDVSVINDLFSDGLIGVISDLLTLVGIIVVMTVTNWRLALVAFATLPVLAIGTVLWQRRAVVAYRAVRLVVARFNAHIAETINGIRVIQAFVQEPRQLAKLRAINADYLEESLRAARLSSMLFPAVQAMQGVATALIVGVGGWLVLGGQAFTIGELVTFAAYVSRLYDPIQTLGMRFDTLQSASTGAERIFELLRVGPDVEERPDAKELPPIRGEVSYDHVSFGYGRQEVLHDITFAIAPGETVALVGETGAGKTTIAALLPRFYDVWSGAICIDGYDVRDVTLASLRRQIGLVLQDTFLFAGTVLENLTYGNPNVPFDRVVAVCKAIGLDAMIARLPQGYDTVLYEHGGGLSVGQRQLITIARVLLADPRIVILDEATAHVDTETELLVQRALRLLLAGRTALIIAHRLSTVRHASRIIVLHEGRIVESGRHEELLAQNGYYARLYRLQQRQANGVSAEAE; this is encoded by the coding sequence GTGGCAGCAGACACAGCCGCGTCGCGGATAACGCCAACGAACCGGCAAGCGATTCTTCAGCTCACTGCCCGACTGTTTCGCTACCGGCACATGGTGCTCCTCGCCGCATGCCTCATGCTCCTCAGCGCGCTTGCTGATCTCCTCGTCCCGTATCTGTTTGGACTCGGTATTGATATTGTTCGTGCTCAGCGGAGTTTCTTTGGCCTGGGCGGGAGCCGTGGGCTCAATGCCGCAGCACTCTTGCTGGTTGGCGTGCTCGCTGGCCGTTTCGTAGCCAATATCGGGCAACTGTATTTCACGCAAGCGGTTGGCCAGCAACTGGTGTATGACCTGCGACTCGAGTTATTTGCTCACCTGCAACGCATCAGCCTCCGCTTTCTTGATCAGCGGGGTATCGGCGCTGTCATGTCACGGCTCCAGAACGATGTGAGTGTGATCAACGATCTCTTCAGCGATGGCTTGATTGGCGTGATCAGTGATCTCCTCACGCTTGTTGGCATCATTGTGGTCATGACTGTGACGAATTGGCGTCTCGCGCTGGTAGCCTTCGCCACACTGCCAGTCCTCGCCATTGGCACCGTCCTCTGGCAGCGTCGCGCCGTCGTGGCCTATCGGGCAGTGCGACTCGTTGTGGCCCGATTCAATGCGCACATCGCCGAGACAATTAACGGCATTCGGGTGATCCAGGCGTTTGTGCAAGAGCCACGCCAGCTTGCGAAACTCCGAGCGATCAACGCGGACTATCTTGAGGAGAGCCTGCGTGCTGCTCGTCTCTCCTCGATGCTCTTTCCAGCGGTGCAGGCAATGCAAGGCGTGGCAACCGCCTTGATCGTCGGCGTTGGTGGCTGGCTCGTCCTCGGCGGCCAGGCATTTACCATTGGCGAGCTCGTGACCTTCGCCGCGTATGTCTCGCGCCTGTATGACCCGATTCAGACGCTCGGCATGCGCTTTGATACCTTGCAATCAGCTTCGACAGGCGCAGAGCGCATCTTTGAGCTTCTCCGGGTCGGTCCGGATGTTGAAGAGCGCCCAGACGCAAAAGAGCTGCCGCCGATTCGTGGTGAAGTGAGCTACGATCATGTCTCCTTCGGGTATGGGCGGCAAGAAGTCCTGCACGACATTACCTTTGCCATTGCACCTGGCGAAACGGTGGCGTTAGTGGGAGAGACTGGCGCTGGCAAAACGACGATCGCGGCGTTGTTACCTCGCTTCTATGACGTGTGGAGTGGGGCTATCTGCATTGACGGGTACGATGTCCGCGATGTGACGCTGGCATCGCTGCGTCGCCAGATCGGCCTCGTGTTACAAGATACGTTTCTCTTCGCTGGCACTGTACTCGAGAACTTGACCTACGGTAATCCCAATGTTCCGTTTGACCGTGTCGTCGCCGTCTGTAAGGCAATTGGCCTCGATGCCATGATCGCTCGCCTCCCCCAAGGGTACGACACAGTGCTCTACGAACATGGTGGAGGGCTCTCAGTTGGACAGCGCCAGCTGATCACGATTGCACGCGTGCTGCTCGCTGACCCGCGCATCGTCATTCTTGATGAGGCGACTGCGCACGTTGATACGGAAACCGAATTGCTTGTCCAACGAGCGCTTCGTCTCCTGCTGGCTGGTCGCACAGCGTTGATCATTGCCCATCGTCTCTCGACAGTCCGGCATGCTTCACGGATTATCGTCTTGCATGAAGGCCGGATCGTGGAGAGTGGCCGCCACGAAGAATTACTCGCCCAGAATGGCTACTACGCGCGGTTGTACCGGCTGCAGCAACGACAGGCGAATGGCGTGTCAGCTGAAGCGGAGTGA
- the acpS gene encoding holo-ACP synthase, which translates to MEYEPIWDPDATGPVEVGVDAIEIERIHRAITRFGDRFLNRIYTPQERERYRGRIAELAARFAAKEAVMKALGTGVRGVRWRDIEILSNRRGKPIVVLHGTARARAAQLGLRHVAISLTHARAFAIAVVAVTRQAALSEGEQNNA; encoded by the coding sequence GTGGAGTATGAGCCAATTTGGGACCCTGATGCCACCGGCCCAGTTGAGGTTGGCGTTGATGCCATTGAGATTGAGCGGATCCACCGTGCCATAACGCGGTTTGGCGACCGTTTTCTCAATCGGATTTACACCCCCCAGGAACGTGAACGCTATCGGGGGCGCATTGCCGAGCTTGCCGCGCGGTTCGCAGCCAAAGAAGCCGTGATGAAGGCACTGGGTACGGGCGTTCGCGGGGTGCGCTGGCGCGATATTGAGATTCTCAGTAACCGCCGGGGAAAGCCCATCGTCGTTCTCCACGGCACAGCCCGCGCGCGAGCGGCGCAGCTTGGTCTCCGGCATGTTGCGATCTCGCTGACGCATGCACGTGCTTTCGCCATTGCGGTTGTTGCTGTAACTCGGCAGGCAGCGCTGAGTGAAGGGGAGCAGAACAATGCGTAA
- a CDS encoding MBL fold metallo-hydrolase, with translation MQIICLGSGSSGNAFFIRQGTTAILLDAGLPSTTVRRHLRACGISMQAVQAIVLSHEHHDHVRGLAGLLEDDPRPIIATRGTWQALNPGTGLHWVLLQPGVPLTLGDIVLHPIPVTHDAAEPVGFLIEDATTRIALFTDLGNVTTEVVTALRSAHLLVLEANYDTELLRRGPYPPWLKARISSPLGHLSNESCAQALRRAVHAPHQEIWLAHLSEQNNAPEIAERCVRTALGAIPNPIRALPRRGQPVVWDSSTQPVQLSLRFS, from the coding sequence ATGCAGATTATTTGCCTCGGCAGTGGCAGCAGCGGCAACGCGTTTTTCATTCGCCAAGGGACGACAGCGATTTTGCTTGACGCGGGGCTCCCGAGCACAACGGTGCGGCGGCACCTTCGTGCCTGTGGTATAAGCATGCAGGCAGTTCAGGCGATCGTACTCTCACATGAGCACCATGATCATGTTCGCGGCTTAGCTGGACTGCTTGAGGACGATCCCCGCCCAATCATCGCCACGCGTGGGACATGGCAGGCCCTGAACCCGGGAACCGGCTTGCACTGGGTGCTACTTCAGCCCGGCGTCCCTCTAACCCTTGGGGACATTGTCCTTCATCCCATTCCCGTTACACACGATGCAGCAGAACCGGTGGGATTTCTCATTGAAGATGCGACCACACGCATTGCACTCTTCACTGACCTCGGTAACGTGACCACAGAAGTTGTTACGGCATTGCGCTCTGCTCACCTCCTCGTGCTCGAAGCCAACTACGATACGGAACTACTCCGCCGCGGCCCCTACCCGCCCTGGCTCAAAGCGCGTATCAGTAGTCCGCTAGGTCATCTCAGCAACGAGAGCTGTGCTCAGGCCCTCCGCCGCGCAGTCCATGCCCCACACCAAGAGATCTGGTTGGCGCATCTCTCAGAGCAGAACAACGCGCCGGAGATTGCTGAACGGTGCGTCCGCACTGCGCTTGGCGCAATACCGAATCCCATTCGGGCACTCCCGCGTCGCGGTCAACCAGTAGTCTGGGATTCAAGTACGCAGCCAGTTCAGCTCTCACTCCGCTTCAGCTGA
- a CDS encoding thiamine pyrophosphate-binding protein, protein MEVAAKPAIRGAASIVRALEAHGVRYVFSIPGVHTLSLYRALDDSAVIQTVLPRHEQGAGYMADGYARVSEGVGVAVTITGPGVTNILTPIAQAFADSSRVFLIATNLERPFLNRLEGNLHELTDQLAVVRPVVKWAYRAMTADELAPAIAEGFRQLWTGRPRPVYLEVPLDLLDEATALAVEPATPPPPSEPAPHLIEHAAQLLRNAKRVLVFAGGGAVSRRVAPLLKEFVEAIGAVVLTSLMGKGALPEDHPQVAGAFGYRWSPDNPVVTLMERSDLTIVIGSGLGVRTTANGTMPLPTPLIHIDIDEHEFGKRYQPDVALAADAAVTLSALLAAVHAGARPREGWTPEEIAPVKHALRTPPDERTARYVPYLEAVRAALPREAIIVNDMTMLCYEGVRFLPVYEPRSYLFPRGFGTLGSSLPTAIGAKLARPDVPVVSLNGDGGFQFTLEELGVLAHYRFPVIVVIFNDSTHTAVKVAMHRAYPGHYRDVDLVNPDYVKLAAAYGLTAVRVASPSELEVTLRHAVEANEPMVIDVPIALERYA, encoded by the coding sequence GTGGAGGTGGCCGCAAAACCGGCAATCCGTGGAGCAGCAAGTATTGTGCGTGCACTTGAGGCCCACGGTGTCCGCTATGTCTTCAGCATCCCCGGTGTGCATACACTTTCTCTCTACCGCGCCCTCGATGACAGCGCAGTCATACAAACCGTGCTGCCACGCCACGAACAAGGAGCTGGCTACATGGCCGATGGGTACGCGCGCGTCTCGGAGGGCGTTGGTGTCGCCGTGACCATTACCGGACCAGGCGTCACCAATATCTTGACGCCAATTGCGCAGGCTTTTGCCGACAGCTCACGCGTCTTTCTCATTGCCACGAATCTTGAGCGTCCATTTCTCAATCGACTGGAAGGCAACTTGCACGAGCTGACTGATCAGCTCGCGGTTGTCAGGCCTGTCGTCAAGTGGGCATATCGCGCAATGACGGCAGACGAACTCGCACCGGCAATTGCCGAAGGGTTTCGGCAGCTTTGGACAGGCCGACCACGCCCAGTGTACCTCGAAGTCCCGCTTGATCTTCTCGATGAAGCAACAGCGCTGGCAGTTGAACCAGCCACGCCACCTCCTCCAAGCGAGCCTGCCCCGCACCTGATCGAACACGCTGCACAGCTGCTGCGCAACGCCAAGCGCGTCCTTGTCTTTGCAGGCGGCGGCGCCGTCTCCCGACGGGTTGCCCCGCTCCTGAAAGAGTTTGTCGAGGCTATTGGTGCGGTTGTCCTCACTTCGCTCATGGGCAAAGGGGCATTGCCGGAGGATCATCCACAGGTTGCCGGCGCCTTTGGCTACCGATGGTCACCAGACAATCCCGTTGTTACCCTCATGGAGCGTTCCGACCTTACCATCGTCATCGGCAGCGGGCTTGGTGTGCGCACTACAGCCAATGGCACAATGCCACTCCCAACACCGCTCATTCACATTGACATCGATGAGCACGAATTCGGCAAGCGCTACCAACCGGATGTCGCGCTGGCAGCTGATGCTGCCGTTACGCTCAGCGCACTGCTCGCTGCAGTCCACGCGGGAGCTCGTCCACGTGAGGGGTGGACACCTGAAGAGATTGCGCCTGTCAAGCACGCTCTGCGAACTCCCCCAGATGAGCGTACAGCACGGTATGTGCCGTACCTTGAAGCAGTCCGTGCAGCCCTCCCGCGTGAGGCGATTATCGTCAACGATATGACCATGCTTTGCTATGAAGGCGTACGGTTCCTTCCTGTCTATGAACCTCGCAGCTATCTCTTCCCACGCGGTTTCGGTACCCTCGGCTCTTCGCTGCCCACTGCAATCGGCGCCAAGCTTGCGCGTCCTGATGTACCGGTCGTTTCGCTGAACGGAGACGGCGGTTTTCAGTTCACACTCGAAGAGCTCGGTGTCTTAGCGCATTATCGTTTCCCGGTCATCGTGGTGATTTTCAATGACAGCACGCATACAGCTGTGAAAGTCGCGATGCACCGGGCTTATCCTGGGCATTATCGTGATGTCGATTTAGTCAACCCAGATTATGTCAAGCTTGCAGCGGCATATGGACTGACCGCTGTCCGCGTCGCGTCTCCGAGCGAGCTTGAAGTCACGCTGCGACACGCCGTGGAGGCTAACGAGCCGATGGTCATTGATGTCCCAATTGCACTCGAGCGGTATGCATGA
- the pgeF gene encoding peptidoglycan editing factor PgeF: MTMHGMVHPQRSRLLSDLGVPHGITTRTTVLPDDGDVSFVTAPASARANRQAWWRALGLPLERTVCAQQVHGNAIACVDERDAGRGAWCYEEAISGVDGLIVTAPGIPVAVFCADCLPILLYAPQRPIAAAIHAGWRGTTQGVVVRALEMLMTRYTVQPRDLVAVLGPAIGSCCYAVGEEVITAWRALGLANWEAAVEWQDGHWRFDLRQAAQLVLQAYGVPAEQIECVGGCTACHPDLWFSHRRPVGHEGRFAAVIMIPTMTE, translated from the coding sequence ATGACCATGCACGGAATGGTGCATCCACAACGCTCTCGGCTACTCAGCGACCTTGGAGTACCACATGGCATAACGACGCGGACTACGGTCCTGCCCGACGATGGCGACGTGAGTTTTGTTACGGCGCCAGCATCAGCACGGGCAAATCGTCAAGCGTGGTGGCGTGCGCTGGGACTCCCGCTTGAGCGAACAGTTTGCGCACAGCAAGTCCATGGCAATGCAATTGCCTGTGTCGATGAACGGGATGCTGGCCGCGGAGCATGGTGCTATGAGGAGGCAATTTCTGGCGTCGACGGGCTGATTGTTACAGCACCTGGAATTCCTGTCGCCGTGTTCTGTGCTGACTGCCTTCCGATCTTGCTCTATGCTCCGCAACGGCCCATTGCCGCGGCAATCCATGCTGGATGGCGCGGGACAACGCAGGGCGTGGTTGTACGTGCGCTTGAGATGCTGATGACACGGTATACTGTGCAGCCACGTGACCTTGTGGCTGTCCTGGGCCCCGCGATTGGCTCATGCTGCTACGCGGTCGGCGAAGAGGTCATCACGGCTTGGCGTGCCCTCGGATTAGCCAACTGGGAAGCAGCTGTGGAGTGGCAAGATGGCCACTGGCGTTTTGATCTCAGACAGGCAGCGCAACTGGTTCTTCAAGCGTATGGCGTCCCTGCCGAGCAGATTGAGTGTGTTGGTGGTTGCACCGCGTGCCACCCGGACCTCTGGTTTTCCCATCGCCGGCCAGTCGGACACGAGGGGCGTTTTGCTGCGGTGATCATGATCCCAACCATGACCGAATGA
- a CDS encoding bifunctional ADP-dependent NAD(P)H-hydrate dehydratase/NAD(P)H-hydrate epimerase has translation MRKLCTVAEIREAEAAAVRAGVSLATLMRRAGEAVASVVLARWKRATPGTVLVLAGPGNNGGDGLVAAATLVKHGWHALVWGWRRTEPGDIPAEPEQTRQFHWVADDQLDAAIATADVILDAVFGIGGKPDLPEPVAAAFSSAYRARQARGVPLVAVDVPSGVDAESGAASEHAFRADVTVMLGLPKIGLYRAPALRYAGELVLEEIGLPEPPADGAGPWLVTEEDVRAWLPRREADTHKWRVGSVLVVSGAPTFYGAPRLAASAAARAGAGVVTLAVLRSLIPAIAPALPEVTYIPLPEGEVGAGARMADLVRQDLSKYRVLLVGPGLGQEPPVGEFLAHLFGLRGATRPIGFGVSASTTRSSIEPFTGQTVIDADGLNWLSTQPQWWESLRQAQLILTPHPGELARLLQTDTATLLGDPWQHAREAAQRFGQHVLFKYGHATVACPDGRLLLAPQVLPALATAGTGDVLAGITAGLYCQGLEPDKAAAAAVWVGNAAAQRAISRHGTLSLVASDLVAELSGTLADLYEPSW, from the coding sequence ATGCGTAAGCTCTGCACTGTTGCAGAGATACGTGAAGCTGAAGCTGCGGCTGTTCGTGCCGGTGTGAGTCTGGCTACGTTGATGCGTCGCGCCGGTGAGGCGGTGGCCTCCGTTGTCCTCGCTCGATGGAAGCGTGCGACGCCGGGAACTGTCCTCGTTCTAGCAGGACCCGGGAACAATGGCGGCGATGGGCTCGTGGCAGCTGCAACCCTCGTCAAACATGGCTGGCATGCGCTGGTTTGGGGATGGCGTCGCACTGAGCCTGGCGATATTCCTGCCGAACCCGAGCAAACGCGACAGTTTCACTGGGTTGCTGACGACCAACTTGATGCTGCGATCGCGACGGCTGATGTCATCCTTGATGCCGTATTCGGCATCGGTGGAAAGCCGGATCTGCCAGAGCCAGTTGCCGCCGCATTTTCGTCGGCTTACCGTGCACGCCAGGCACGCGGTGTGCCACTTGTCGCTGTTGACGTGCCCTCTGGCGTTGATGCAGAGAGCGGGGCGGCCAGCGAACACGCCTTCCGTGCCGACGTTACGGTTATGCTTGGTTTGCCCAAAATTGGCTTGTACCGTGCACCAGCGCTGCGCTACGCCGGGGAGCTTGTCTTGGAGGAGATCGGACTGCCCGAACCGCCAGCGGACGGTGCCGGGCCGTGGCTCGTTACTGAGGAGGATGTCCGCGCCTGGCTTCCACGCCGCGAGGCTGATACCCATAAATGGCGCGTTGGTTCGGTTTTAGTTGTCAGTGGTGCCCCGACATTTTACGGTGCGCCGCGCTTGGCAGCGAGTGCAGCCGCGCGGGCTGGCGCGGGTGTTGTAACGTTAGCTGTGCTGCGTTCACTGATTCCGGCGATCGCACCAGCATTGCCTGAAGTGACCTATATTCCCTTGCCAGAAGGCGAAGTTGGGGCAGGGGCGCGAATGGCTGACCTCGTGCGCCAGGATTTGTCAAAGTATCGTGTCCTGCTTGTTGGCCCAGGGTTGGGACAGGAGCCACCGGTCGGCGAGTTTCTAGCCCATCTCTTCGGACTTCGCGGCGCTACTCGACCCATCGGCTTTGGCGTTTCAGCCTCGACGACTCGCTCCTCCATCGAACCGTTTACTGGACAGACCGTCATCGATGCAGACGGCCTAAACTGGCTTTCGACACAACCGCAGTGGTGGGAATCGCTTCGACAGGCACAGTTGATCTTGACGCCACATCCTGGGGAATTAGCCCGGCTTCTTCAGACCGACACTGCCACGCTGCTCGGCGATCCCTGGCAGCACGCGCGCGAGGCCGCACAGCGCTTTGGGCAGCATGTGCTCTTCAAGTATGGCCATGCGACCGTTGCCTGCCCTGATGGTCGGCTGCTCCTTGCGCCACAGGTCTTGCCAGCGCTTGCCACGGCAGGAACGGGCGATGTCTTAGCGGGGATTACCGCAGGACTCTATTGCCAAGGACTCGAACCAGACAAAGCAGCAGCGGCAGCGGTGTGGGTGGGCAACGCTGCCGCACAGCGAGCGATTAGCCGGCATGGAACACTCAGCCTCGTTGCCAGCGACCTCGTCGCTGAACTATCGGGGACGCTTGCCGACCTGTATGAACCGTCCTGGTGA